TGGCAAACCCTCTGGTAGTCCTGTCTCATGGGAAAAAGAAACAAGTATGTAAAAAAGCATAAAAAACAAATACTTACTCATAAGACACCTCCTTTAAAAAGCGGGAGGCAAGGCAGAAAAGACCTCCCATGAGCAAGAGCCTGCATGTCAGTGATAGGCTTCAATCTGACCGGGCTTTCTGAGCATTTTGTTGACCTCGTCGTAATGCTCCAGCTCCTCTTTGAGCTTGTCTCTGACCCACTCCTCAAGCCTGTGGTCCTTGTCCTTTACCAGCTCCAAGAGGGACCTATACTCCTCAAAAGCTCTCAGTTCATGTTCAAGAGACTCTTTGAGAATCTCTTCAATCTCATGCCTGTAAGTCTCAAGAAGAGGACCAATACCCAGAGAGGGATGTCCGCCCAGGTAAGTGATTAGCTCCCCAGCTTCCCTAGCATGCTGTAGGGAGTCTTCCGCCTGCTTCTGAAGCCATTTGACTATAGGTATGCGGTTTACCCCGTAGACCATCAGGGCGTAGTGGGTGTATCGCACCACCCCCGCCAGCTCCAGCTCAAGGATGCGGTTGAGCTTCTCAAGGACTGCCTGTTTGTCCATATCTATACCTCCTAAAGTAATGTGGACAAAACAAGGAGTAGAAAAACCAGGTCAAAGGCTATAAGCCAGCCAAGTTCAGACCAGCCCATGTTCCCCATGGCTCACCTCATATGCAGATTGAGATTTTGTATCAACTATTATAATGGTATTAAAATCAAGTGTCAAGATGATTTTTCTCATGTTCCAGAAGCCTTCTGATTTCTTTCTCTAAGGCACACACTCCATGTGAATGGCAGAATATGCACCTCTCTCCTGCGTAGTCCTTTGCCAGCCTCACCATGTTATGCCCCACTATGCCAGTAAAGACTATGACCCAGTCCGCACACGCCAGAGCACTGTCAATGTTCTGTTGGGTTTCTTGGTTGATGAACTTAATCCTGACCCCATACCGTTTTGAGAGCTCCTTTACTCTGGACTTTAGCCTGTCGTGTCCTCCAAGCACAAGAAGCCTCATGACGCACCTCCTTTATTGATATTAGATATCAATTCTAACATAATCTTTCGGCGTATGCAATATGAGAAAACTCAGGTTAGAATTCTCTGCATGAAAGGAATAAAAACCCCATACCTTGCGGTGGATGCAATCCTGAGGCTCTGGGAAGGTGAGAAGTTCATGGGTATTGTTCTGATAGAAAGGCTCTACCCGCCTCATGGTCTCGCCCTTCCTGGAGGCTTTGTGGAGGTGGGAGAAAGAGTTGAAGAGGCTGTTCTGAGGGAGGTAAAAGAGGAGACAGGACTTGAGGCAAGCATAAAGAAGCTTCTTGGCGTATATTCTGACCCCGAGAGGGACCCGAGATTTCATGTGGTCTCTCTGGTTTTTGTATGCGATGCAGAAGGTGAGCCGAAAGCTGGGGACGATGCAAAGAAAGTGAGAGTTTACAAGCTTGAGGAACTGCCCTTTGACCTGTTGGTCTTTGACCACAAGAGGATACTGTTGGATTATATGAAAGGTTAATGTGCTAAAATTTATAAAACACTTACCCTCGGAGGAGTTTTATGACCAAGGAGTTTGAGATAGGTATAAACCTGCTTAAAAGGGTTCAGAAGGAGCTGGAGGAGCTTTCTCAGGCTCAGGACAGGCTTGAAGCAAGAAGGATAGTTAACACAATAGTTAACCCTGTCACCGCTTCAGCATACCAGATTAGAGTGGGTGAGGGCCCCTACAGGGAGGAGCTCCTTGAAAGCCTTCTCAAGCTTGTTAAAGATATGAGGGAATTATCCGATATGAATGGTATGAAGGAAACCATAAAGAGGTTGCTCCAGCTGGTGAGAGAGGTGGAAGAAGCGACAGCGGAAAAGAAAGAAGGCTAAAAATGGAAGGTATAACGGTAAGGAGCCTTTTTAAGAAAAAACAGGATGGTAAAAAGATAGTTATGGTATCCACCTACGACTACATTTCTGCAAGACTCTGCGAACAGGCTGGTATAGACTGCATACTGGTTGGCGATTCTCTGGGTATGGTTTTTCAGGGACATGAAACCACACTGCCTGTGACCCTTGAAGATATCATATATCACACAAAAGCAGTGAGGAGGGGAACAAAGAAGGCTTTTGTAATAGCGGACATGCCCTTTATGAGCTATCAGGTAAGCCTTGAAGAAGCTATAAAAAACTGCGGAAGAGTTATAAAAGAAACTGGTGCAAACGCCGTGAAAATTGAGGGGGGTGAAGAGGTAGCAGAGCTGGTTTACAGGCTTGTCCACATGGGCATACCCGTGGTGGGGCACGTTGGCTTTACCCCTCAGAGTGTGCATGCCCTTGGCGGCTACAGGGTTGTGGGTAAAGCAGAGGAGGAGGCACAGAGAGTTAAAAGAGATTTTAGAGCGCTTGAAGAAGCCGGAGCCTTTATGGTGGTGCTTGAAAGCATACCCAAGGGACTTACGAAGGAGATAACAGAGAAATCAAGAGCTATAACCATCGGTATAGGTGCAGGACCTTACTGTGATGGGCAGGTCCTCGTTTTCCATGACCTTGTGGGCTTGGTGGAGGAAATAAAGCCAAAGTTTGTAAAGAGGTATCTGGAGGGTGCACAGCTCTTCAGAGAAGCTCTCATAAGGTTCAGGAAGGAAGTGGAAGAGGTGCTTTTCCCTTCCGAGGAGGAGAGCTATGGATGAGGCAAAACTCCTTGAACTCCTGGTAAAACTTGGATACATAAGTAGAGATAAGGCGATAGAGGCTCAGAAAGAGAAGGGGAAGGATGAGGATATAATAAGCACACTCTTGAGACTTGGTTTCATTGATGATGTCCGGCTTATAGATTTTTATCAGAAATACATGCCCCAGAGACTCTGGAGGGGAAGCATTGAAGGCGCAGAGTTTCCCGAAGGATTAAAGGAAAAACTGCCGGAGAGCTTACTGAGAAAGCATGCCATAGCACCCATAAAGTATGAGGATGGGAAGCTTTACGTTCTGACGATAAATCCCTTTAATCAAACCGCCATAAACGAGCTCAGGTTCAAGACAAAAATAAACACCATAGTGCCCTTTGTTTCCACAAAAAAGTCCATAGAAGACCTCCTGAACAAGCTTTATCCTGCTGTGGACAGGATTGTGGAAAGCTTTGACATGGGGGAGGAAGTAGAGATAGAGGAGGAGGAAATGGAGCTCTCTCCTGAGGCACTGGCTGCAGAGGCGGGTGAGGGGCCCATAGTCAGGCTGGCGAACTTTCTGATAGCGGAGGCTGTGAACCTGGGAGCTTCAGACATACACATAGAACCCCAGGAGAAAAAGCTCGTGGTAAGATACAGGGTTGACGGTGTTCTGAGAATATACCATGAGTTCCCTATAAGGATAAAAGACTCAGTGGTGGCAAGGTTCAAGATTATGTCAAACCTTGATATAGCAGAAAAGAGAAGGCCTCAGGACGGAAGGATAAGAACGAGATTTAAGGGTAAAAAGATAGACCTGAGATTTTCCACCGTGCCCACAGTTTATGGAGAGAAGGTCGTCATGAGAATTCAGGAAGCAGAAAGGTACCTGAGCGTAAAACTTGATGAGCTTGGCTTTGAACCAGATGACCTTGAAAAGTTCAGAAAAGCCATATGGACCCCATGGGGAATGATACTGGTAACAGGACCTACAGGCTCTGGTAAGACAACAACACTTTATGCAGCACTTATGGAGCGCAATAGCCCTGATGTGAACATAATGACAGTGGAGGACCCTGTGGAGGTTTCCATACCGGGTCTAAACCAGGTTCAGGTGAATGAGAAGATAGGTGTCAGTTTTGCCGGCGTGCTGAGGGCCTTTCTCAGACAGGACCCGGACATAATACTAATAGGTGAGATAAGGGATATGGAAACTGCAGAAATCGGTATAAGGGCTGCTCTTACTGGACATCTTGTTTTCTCAACCCTTCATACAAACGATGCCCCCTCCGCAGTGACAAGGCTCGTAGATATGGGCATAGAGCCCTTCCTTGTAGGCTCTTCACTTATCCTTATAACTGCCCAGAGGCTTGTAAGAAAACTGTGTCCAAGGTGCAGGCTCGTTGACGACACGCCAAGGGAGGCACTTCTCAGACTTGGGGTTATAAAGAGTATTGACGAAAACATAACCATATACAGGTCTAATCCAAAGGGCTGTGATTACTGCAATGGCTCTGGTTACAGGGGGAGGACCGCAGTGCATGAGATTTTAGAGGTAGACGAAGAGATGAGAAAGCTCATCGTAAAGGGAGCCACTGCAGAAGATATAAGAGACCTTGCACGCAAGAAGGGTATGAGAACCCTTTATGAAGCCGGTCTGATAAAGGTCAGAAAAGGCATAACATCCATCGCAGAAGTGGAAAGGGTTCTTGCAAAATAGGCAGAAAGTTTTATAATTAAAAATTCCATGAAGACTGAGTCCATCAGGCATGACAGGGAACTGGATATAAGGGGAGATGTCTGTCCCTTTACCTTTGTGAAAAGCAAGCTGGTTCTTGAGCAGATGGAAGCGGGTCAGGTGCTCAGAGTAATAGTGGACTACAAGCCCTCGGCGGAGAGCGTCCCCAAAAGCATGAAAGAGGAAGGTCAGGAAGTGCTGGGAGTAAACCAGATTTCAGAGAACACCTGGGAGATATTCATAAAAAAGACACGATGAAATTCCTCCTTATCGTTACCAGCAATCCCTTCGCAAAGGACTACAACACTATCATAAATCTCACAAAAGAGCTGACAAAGAGGGGTGAGGTTGCCATATTCTTTTCTGGCAACGGTGCCTATTACACTATAAGACCTGAAACCAAAGAACTCAAAGAAATGGGAGTCCGGCTTCTATACTGTGCCCATTCTGCACACCAGAGGGGTATAGAGAAGGCTCTTGATTTTTTTGAAAGCAGTTCAACCTACAACCTTTCCAGGTTCATAGGTGAATACGATAAGGTGATAAACTTTAACTGAAATGAAAGTAGCCTTAGTGATAAAGGGAGACCCCTTTTCTTGGAAGTGTCATGAAGCTTTTAGAATAGCCATGGCTCTGGGTATAAGCTGTGATGTAAACCTTATAATGATAAAGGACGGTGTGTTCGCCCTGAGCAGGTGGTATCCGGAAGAGTTGGGCATTCAGGGTTTTGACAGGCTTCTGGAAAACATGGGCTACGTGAGGGTGAAACTATACGCAGAGGACGCCTCTCTTGAGGAGAGAGGGCTAAAGCCAGAGGACCTTATCTGCAAGGTTGAGGTAAAAAGCATAGAAGAGCTAAGGGACATAATCGCAGACTCGGAGGCGGTGCTGGTATGGTAAAGACCCTGTGGCTTGTAAGAAAGCTTGGAGACTTCAGCTCTGACCTTGTGGGGGAGGAAGATGTGGTCATATTAATACAGGACGGCGTTTTGAGGTTTCCTACAAAGAAGGGCTGGTATGCGTGCAGAGAGGATGCGCAGGCGAGGGGCATAAAAATCCCTGAAAACCTTACAAAAAGCTATGAAGAAATAGCGGAGCTAATAGTAAAATCTGAAAGGGTGGTGGTCTGGTAATGAAATGGCAGATATCAAAAACCTTCAGGTTTGAAGCAGGCCACAGGGTATGGAAGCAGAACCTCACCTGTGGAAGAGGTGCAGAGCTCACCCTTGGCAAAGAGGTGCCGGTGAACAAGTGCGTAAACCTGCACGGACACAGCTATGTGCTTGAAGTAACCCTTGGCTCAGACAGGCTTTCGGAGCAGGACATGGTTATGGACTTCTACCACGTAAAGAACGCCCTCAAAGACCTTATAGATACAGTAGACCACAGCTTCATCATAGACAGGAACGACCCCATGTATGAAGAGCTGAGGACTGTAGCTGAGAAATACGGAGCGATGAAGATATTCCCCGTCAACTTCTGCCCCACTGCAGAGGCTCTTGCTAAATTTTTCTACGACTACCTTGTGGAAAAGCTCTCAGAGGTTGGTCTTCTGGGTGACGTGAAGGTGGTGAAGGTGGTCCTCTGGGAGACCGCCACCTCAAAAGCAGAATACTGGGGTGAATGAATTTAAAACTTGCCCTGCCAGGCGGAAGGATACTTAGAGTAAAAGCCAACTTTCCCTATGAAGGTAGCCCCATAGGCTACAGGGTTCTCCTTCAGGGGAAGACTGCCATCATTGTGGGCTTAGCCAGGGAAGGGCAGGAAGTGCCCCTTGAGTTTCCCGACAGTGTTCCGATGACCACAGAAAAGCACATAAAGGCAGTGGTAGAAACTGCAGGTCATTATGGTCTTAACCCATGGCTCCTTCTGCATAAACTTCTACCATCAGCCCTTGACTGGAGGGAAGAAGAGTATGTGGTTCTCTCCGAAAAGCCTCACAGGTTCCTTGATAGAAAAAGTCTTGAAATCCTTGCATGGGTGGGTAAAAGGAAGAAGGTAAAGGAAGAAAATCTCAGAAAGCGGTTCGGGGATGGTCCCGTAAGGCATTTGATGGAACTTGGTTTTTTGATAAAAATGAGGGAGTGGAAGGCTCCAGAGCTCAGTGAGAAAATCTACAGACTTTCTCTTCCCATTGAGGAAGCCATACAGAGGCTCAGGGCGCTGAAGAGAGGAGAGGATGCAATCAGGCTACTCTATTTTTTGCTTGAAAGAGGGTATGCAAGCGAGGAGGATTTGAAGGACAAGGGATTCAAAACCGGGCAAATCAGGGCTCTAATTAAAAAAGGCCTGGTGGTGGAAGTGGATGAAGAACTTCCTCAGATAAGCTTTAAACCCACAAAACTCAGACAGGAGATAAAAACTATACTGAAACCACTGGGAAGAAAGACTTTACTGATGGGTAGCTGGCAGGGCATAAGTGAAAGACTTTTTGAGGAGCTTCAGGCTATTGCAGAAAAAAAGAGCTCTGTTCTCCTTTTCTGCGACCATCTTGAGATGCTGAAATGTCTCTACGAGGAGCTGTATCCAGTCTTGGGAGACAGGCTTGTTCTGCTTAGCTCACTGCAGAAGGAGAGGGAATTTGTAAGAAACTGGTTCAGAGTTGGCGAAGAGGATGGTCTTGTGGTGCTTGGAAGCAGGCTTGCTCTTCTCTCCCCAATAAGGAATCTGAAGCTCCTTGTTCTTCTTGGAGATAGGGCTTCAAAGCTACAGGACGGGACTAATCTGAGACACCTTCTCTTTGAACTTGCTCGCTACTATGGCGCAGGTTTCTGCATTGCAAGCCCTCTTCCACCTGTAAGCCTGTGTCTTAGAGAGGGCTGGGAGAGGGAGGTTTTCACTCCCACTGCGGAAGTGCTCGTGGTAAAGAGAAAGCCTGAGGAGGTTCTGGCTACAGACACTGTAAGGCTTCTGAAAGATTGTGCTGGTGAAGAGAGTCTTATCCTTGTAAATAAGGTGGGCTATGCCTACGCCTATTGCAGGGTGTGTGGTTACGTGCTGGAGTGCCCGCAGTGCGGAAGCTTTTTAACTCTGAGCAAGGATGGTAATGTGGTTTTCTGCAACTCCTGCGGATACAGAAGCGTTGCCCTCTGTCCCGAATGTGGTGGGAATCTCTCTGAGCTAGGCTTTGGAATAGAAAAGGCCATGGAGGAGGTAGACAGATGGATTGGGAAATCAGGGCACATGCACTTCAACACCCTTCCAGAGCTGGGCAAAATTTACGACAACGTGTTTATACTGCATGCGGACAACATACTCTCCGTCCCATGGTATGACTCCACGGAGCAGTATTTTTCCTATGTCTGGAAGGCTCTCTGTATAAGCAGGAAAAGGCTTGTGGTGCAGACGGTCATGGAATACAACCCACTTTTAGAGTATCTCAGGGCAAGGGACTGGGAGGGCTTTTGCAAAGAGGAGCTCCACAGAAGAAAAGAAGAAAACCTTCCGCCCTTCAGCAGGCTCATAAAACTTCAGCTCAGCAGAGAGCCAGACCTGAGCCATCTTCCAGTGGAAGTGAGCAGAAAAAAACTCCAGAAGGTGACGGAGCTTCTCATAAAGGTCGACAGCAGAAACTTCAGCTCCCTTCTTAAGTATCTGAGGTCTCTCAGACCCACAAACCTTCAGGTGTTATAATTTTAGCTCTGAGGGGACGTAGCTCAGTGGGAGAGCGCCTGCATCGCAAGCAGGAGGTCGGGGGTTCAACTCCCCTCGTCTCCATTTACAAGGCAATGTAGTAAGAACCGCTACGGCTAACTCTGCCCTCCATCTCAAGCTGGAGGAGCCTGAGGGTGAGCTCGGAAGCCTCCATGCCCGTGGCTTCAATGAGGTCGTCAAAGGTCTTTGGAGTCGTCAGCAGTTCAAGGAGGGGGTCTTTCTTCAGGTCTGATGTGGGCAGGTTATCAAAGAGAGCCTCGGCGCTGTATAGTATCTTTGCCTTCCCTTCGTTTACGAGCTTCACACAGCCGAGCCATCTCTGGCTGGATGCATTGCCTATGTATGCCCAGAGGGGCTTTTTCTGCCTGAGGGCATACTCTGCGGTTATAAGGGCTCCGCTCCTTTCGCTAGCCTCTACCACCACTACCGATGCGGAGATACCGCTTATGAGCCTGTTTCTCCTCGGGAAGGTATAATCCTCAGGGACTACCTCTGGGAGAAACTCGGAGAGGAAGAGGACACCTTCCTGCAGTCTGTGTAGGTAGGAGGGCATTCTGAGTATACCCATTCCCAGTATACATACAGTAAAGCCTGAGTATTTCTGGCTTTCAACATGGGCGGTCATGTCTATGCCGTATGCTCCGCCAGAGGCTACCGCATAACCCTTCTGTGCTATCTGACGCACCATATGTCTTGTAAAGTTAATGCTCTGAAGGTCTGGCTTTCTTGTTCCAACCACAGCGATAAGGGGCTTTTTATTCTGTGTGCCCCTCCAGAAGAGGACGGGAGGCGGGTCTTCAATCTCTCTGAGAAGCACAGGATACTCCTCATCCTCAAGGGTAAGCCATCCTATAGCCTCCCTTTCCACCAGTTTTATCACCTCTTCAGGTCTGAAGGAAAGCCTCTTCTCAATAAGAGCTTTTGCCCTCTCTTCGCCTATAAGAGAGCTTGCCTCTTCAAGGCTCATGGAGAGTATCCTCTCCACACTACCAGCCCTGAGCCAGAGCCTTTTTATGGACACCTCCCCGAGCCCCCTTATAGCCTTGAGCAAAAGCCAGTTATAGAGCTTCTCCATCCACCCAGTTCCCGATTAGACTTCCAAAGTTTTCAAAGAAGGACTGGACTATATCCATCTCTTCCTGAATCTCCACGCAGGGCTTTCCCTCAAAAAGCCCCACCCTCACACCCCTCCTGAGCCTGTGGGGGAAAAGGGAAAAGAGCTTCTGGTTTAAGACGGCAGATACACCCCAGACTTCAGAAAACTCAAGGGGCAGGGTGCTTATGGTAAGCTGAAAGTCTTCTTCCGAGATTTCTGCACCCAGTGCTGATAGCTTGCCCTCAATAAGCTCCTTCATACCACATTCAGAAAGAACCCTGACCCTTATACCCTCAAGATTCCTGCCCCACTGGGACTTTCCACCCTCCTTTGAGATTAGCCTTATCTCCTCAATGGTCATGCTGTCGTCCATGCCCTTACACATGTCGTATACGGTCAGAAGAGCAACGCTCACGGCGGTAAGAGCCTCCATCTCATATCCCGTCCTGCCCACGCCCTTCACATAGGAAAAGACTTCCAGACAGTCTTCTTCAACCCTTACGTCCACCTCCACATGCTCAAAGCTCAGAGGATGACAGAAGGGGAGAAGCTCCGGAGTTTTCTTGGCACCCATTATGCCGGCAAGCCTGCAAGCAGAGAGCACATCCCCCTTTGGCACTCTACCCTCTTTTATAGCCTTAACCGTCTCCGGTTTTAGTCTTATTCTTCCATAAGCACTGGCAGTCCTGAGGGTCTCGGGCTTACCACTTACATCCACCGTTTTCATAAGAAAAACTATAAACCAGATGGGTCTATATTTATACTCATGAGGACAATAAGCAAAGAAAAGCTAAAGGAACTTTACGAAAGAGACTATCCCCTTTGGGCGGAGATAAACCATGAGCTGTTGAAAGAGGGGCTCTACGACCTTGTGGACTGGGAGAACCTGCTGGAGGAAATAGAGGATATGGCTCAAAAGCATTTAGATAGTTGTATAAGCCATCTGGCTGTTATTCTGGAGCATATGTATGAGTGGGACCACTTCAGACAATGGACAAAAGCTGGCAAAGAAAAGGGTGGGCTCAGCTGGATAAGGAGCATAGACAGAGCCAGAACTGAAATATCCAAGCTGTTTAGAAGATATCCGAGCCTCAGGAATAAGTTACCGGATTATCTGGAGCTTGCATGGCAGGATGCGGTGGATGAGCTAAAGCTGTGGCTAAAGGATATAAGTAAAGAAAGCCTTATTTCCCAGCTTCCTTCCAGGTGCCCATATACCTACGAAGAAGCCATGACAAGAGACCTCAGGAGGGAGCTTTGAAATATTGCAAAATTTCAGACCGCTATTTAAAAGCCCTTTGCAAAAGTGCAAAAGTTAAAAAGGGCTTGACAAAGGCTTTCTTATCTGCTATCATATAGCCATCAAAACCTTTAAAGGAGGGTACCAACATGAGGAAGAGCCTACTTGCGGTAGCAGCCCTTATGGGTGCGGGAATAATTCTGCCTCAAAAGGCAGAAGCAGTTGCCTTTAAGGTAGCCGAAGACGTAAGCGGAAATATGGGCTTTAAGGCTCAAATCTGGGGACAGTATCTGGGTGAGAGGACCAGCGGAAATAAGAGCGCTCTTGACTTCAGCTTAAACAACGTAAGGTTCTATGCAAATGGAAGGGTAGGCAAGCACATGTACTTTTTCTCCAATATGGATTTTGCAGCTGCAAGTGCAAGAGCTACTGACGCTGCTATAGGTCTCAAGTTTATGGATGAACTCAATGTCCAGGCAGGTCTTTACAGAACACCCTTCTCAAGGGCAGCTCTTACAGACAGCTATACATTTCTTATACCTACAGGCTACTTTTACGGCGGTCTTGCAGTTGATGCTCCTCTGCAGGGTCCAACCAGATACAGGAACGCAGGTCTTACCGTATGGGGTGATATAGCTGATGCAATGGTTAAATACTATGTAGGTATATTTGATGGTCCTTACAACAATAGCACAGGCAATCCTGGCAAGGATAATCTCATGTACTCTATAAGGCTTCAATTCACACCTACTATGCTTGGGTTCAAGGGTGAGAAGGGCTATGGTCTAAGGGATACATATCTTGGTAGACAAAACGTGCTATCCTTTGGTGTTGGCTACGCAACTCAGAAGTGTGGAAATACAAGTGCTGGAGCATGTAATACAGGAGCTGGTGCCCTGTCCTTTACAACAAAGGCATGGACAGTTGATGCAAAGCACGAACAAAAGTTTGGAACTCTCATAGCCAACTGGGAAGCTGCCTATTTTGATGTAAAGGATATAAACACTGCAAAAGATGACAGGAAGGGCTTTTATCTCCAAGTGGGTGGTATATATGACCAGGTTGTGGGTATAGGAAAACCTGGACTTGCTCTCAAGTATGACTACTCAGAGGATAAGCCAACTACTGGTGCAAAGACAAAGTTCAAGAGATTCGGTGGAGCCGTTAACTACTTCCTCAAAGGTCAGGATGCTCTCATACAGCTTGCAGTGGACAGCGTTGACAGACCAGCAGGTCAGAAAGACTACACCAATGTAACTCTCGCCTTCCAGGTTCAGTTCTAAAAAGCCTCTGACCTTTCTCAGCCCCGCCCTGTGCGGGGCTTTTTTGTTTTTATACGCCTGTATGGGACAGAATAAAAAACCTGAGGGGTTCCGCACATCTGAAAGTGAAGAGAAACTCTCTATTATGGAAAAGGTGCCTGAGTATCTGAAGTCTGAAACTTCGTGGAAAGCATGTAGAGGACAGAGGCGCCTGCAGTGGCAAGCAGGAAAGCGCTTTTCACAGACAGCTCAAGTCCAAACTGAAAGTCAAAAGCAGAGAGTAGGCTAACTACCTTAAGGATTAGCTTTCCTATGAGCTCAAGGGGGAAGGTAGGAAGGCTGAAAAAGGTAAGAAGCTCAAGGACTCCGTAGGCGGTGAAGGGCAGGAAGAGGTATCCCACCACTGGGCTAAAGAGCACGCTTCCAAGGCTTGTATGGGTAAAGGACAGCAGAAGGGGAGAAACTCCCATAAAGGCAAAGAAAGAAACCGCAAAGGGCAGGACTAAATGCCGGTAAGTCTGCGAGCCTTCTGCTGGCAGGAGCCTGAGACCGAGAACTATGTATAGAGTGGCAAAAAAGGAGAGCCAGAAGGAAAAGGAATGGGAAAACTCGGGCTCAAACAGGAGCAGAAGAGAGCCGGAAAAAAGAAGTATACCCAGAGAGTTGGGTCTTCCTTCGTAGATTCTGACCAGCACCCAGAGAAGGAGCATAAGCCATGCCCTGAGAACGGGAGGCTCTGCAGGGACAAGAAAAAGCACATACAGGCTCACTCCGGCTATGCCGAGTAGCATGCCGTAGGGATAGGGCAAGAGGTATTTCAGGGTCAGAAAGACCATTCCCACATGAAAGCCAGATATGACAAGGAGATGAACAAGGCCGGTCTTTAGAAAGTAATACTGAAGGTCCTGAGGCAGTGTGTCCCTTGCCTCACCAAAAAGGTAGGTGAGCACCAGAGCCCTCACCTGTGGGTCTTCTATTTCCCTTTCCGCCTTCTTTATAAACCTGTCTCTTACCGCCGGCTGGAGAAAATACACTTCCTCTATGTCTCTGTAGCTTCCAGATATGTGTATGTAGTCGCCCTCTGCCCTGACTCTAGCGTAGAGCAGAAAGGTCTTTGAGGGGATGTCTAGGCTACCGTAGAGGGTCAAATACGCCTCCCTTCCCCTTAGGTCGTGGAGCTCTCCCTCAAGCACCTTCACCT
This window of the Aquificaceae bacterium genome carries:
- a CDS encoding DUF29 domain-containing protein, with product MRTISKEKLKELYERDYPLWAEINHELLKEGLYDLVDWENLLEEIEDMAQKHLDSCISHLAVILEHMYEWDHFRQWTKAGKEKGGLSWIRSIDRARTEISKLFRRYPSLRNKLPDYLELAWQDAVDELKLWLKDISKESLISQLPSRCPYTYEEAMTRDLRREL
- a CDS encoding ComEC/Rec2 family competence protein, with the protein product MKSREGFSGLFTFSLPERGELLQIALFLVVLFVALWRVQEDRRYLWFEEEGHLLIKAVSVPVALPERLRLKVKVLEGELHDLRGREAYLTLYGSLDIPSKTFLLYARVRAEGDYIHISGSYRDIEEVYFLQPAVRDRFIKKAEREIEDPQVRALVLTYLFGEARDTLPQDLQYYFLKTGLVHLLVISGFHVGMVFLTLKYLLPYPYGMLLGIAGVSLYVLFLVPAEPPVLRAWLMLLLWVLVRIYEGRPNSLGILLFSGSLLLLFEPEFSHSFSFWLSFFATLYIVLGLRLLPAEGSQTYRHLVLPFAVSFFAFMGVSPLLLSFTHTSLGSVLFSPVVGYLFLPFTAYGVLELLTFFSLPTFPLELIGKLILKVVSLLSAFDFQFGLELSVKSAFLLATAGASVLYMLSTKFQTSDTQAPFP
- the moaC gene encoding cyclic pyranopterin monophosphate synthase MoaC, with the translated sequence MKTVDVSGKPETLRTASAYGRIRLKPETVKAIKEGRVPKGDVLSACRLAGIMGAKKTPELLPFCHPLSFEHVEVDVRVEEDCLEVFSYVKGVGRTGYEMEALTAVSVALLTVYDMCKGMDDSMTIEEIRLISKEGGKSQWGRNLEGIRVRVLSECGMKELIEGKLSALGAEISEEDFQLTISTLPLEFSEVWGVSAVLNQKLFSLFPHRLRRGVRVGLFEGKPCVEIQEEMDIVQSFFENFGSLIGNWVDGEAL
- the dprA gene encoding DNA-processing protein DprA; protein product: MEKLYNWLLLKAIRGLGEVSIKRLWLRAGSVERILSMSLEEASSLIGEERAKALIEKRLSFRPEEVIKLVEREAIGWLTLEDEEYPVLLREIEDPPPVLFWRGTQNKKPLIAVVGTRKPDLQSINFTRHMVRQIAQKGYAVASGGAYGIDMTAHVESQKYSGFTVCILGMGILRMPSYLHRLQEGVLFLSEFLPEVVPEDYTFPRRNRLISGISASVVVVEASERSGALITAEYALRQKKPLWAYIGNASSQRWLGCVKLVNEGKAKILYSAEALFDNLPTSDLKKDPLLELLTTPKTFDDLIEATGMEASELTLRLLQLEMEGRVSRSGSYYIAL